AGCTGCGTGCGATGCTCGCCCACGAACCGGGCACGCGCTCCGGCGCCGATCCCGAGGACCTGCACCAGATGCGCGTCGCCGTCCGCCGGCTCCGCAGCGCGTTGAAGCTGCTGGGGCCGGCGGGCGACGACGTGCGGGCCGAGCTCAAGTGGCTCGGTGCCGGGCTGGGCGAGGTGCGTGACCACGACGTGCTGATCGACCACCTGCGGGCCACCGTCGCGTCGTTCGACGAGTCCGACCAGCAGGCGGGCGCGCGGCTGGTGCGGATCTTCGTCGCGGAGCGCGCGAAGGCGAAGCGCCGCCTGAACCGGTGCCTCGGCAGCGCCCGGTACGCGGCGCTGTTGCGGTCGACGGCGCGGCTGGTGCTCACGGAGTTGCAGCTCACCCCCGGGGCCGCACCCGGACCGGTCGACGTCGCCGCCGTGGTGCGGAAGCCGTACCGGAAGCTGACGAAGGCAGTGGCCGCGCTGCCTGCCGACCCGCCGGACGACGAGCTGCACGAGCTGCGGATCCACGGCAAGCGCCTGCGGTACGCGGCGGAGACGGCGAAGTCGGCGGCGCGGAAGAAGCAGGTCACACAGGTGCGCGAGCTGATCAAGGCGACGAAGCGGCTGCAGGACGTGCTGGGCGACCACCAGGACGCGGTGGTGGCCGCCGAGCGGATGCGGGCGCTACTCGACGCGACCGACGAGCCCGCCGTCGGTTTCGTCGCGGGCCGCATCGCGGAGCGCGAACTGACGCGGCGAGCCACCGCACGGGCTACCTGGGCGGCGGTGCTGGCAGACGTGGACGCGGCGGCCACCAAGGTCTGCGGCTAGCCAGCCACCCCGCTCACCAGCGGCCACCCCGGCTAGCGGATCAGCACACCCACATAGCCGTCCGGCCGCACGACCACTTCCTTCGCGTCGTAGGCCGTGAAGGCGTGACCCTCCTCGTCGACCACTGACTTCCCCGCCCGGGACTGGCCGGGTCGCAGCACCGCGTAGGTGTGTGGCTCGTCCGGAGCGTCGCCGTCGAAGATCAGCCTCGTGGCGTGCGGGCCGCGGAACAGGTCGAACAGGCGGACCTTCGCGCCACTGTCGTCGAGGACCGGCGCGTCCGGCGCCCGGTCCCCCACCGCGAGGCCCGGCTCGTCCGACACCCGGTAGCTGATGTCGAGCTGCTGGGTGTCCGCACCGCGTTCGTGGGCCCGCTCGTCGCCGTCCAGGTGCCTGCGCAGCAGCTCCGAGGAGATCCCCAGCACCCGCTCGGCCACCGCCCGACGCTCGGTTTCGTAGCTGTCCAGCAGCTCGGGTGAGCCGTCGGCCAGCTTCCAGCCCAGGTTGTAGGCGTCCTGCACGCTCGTGTTCAGCCCCTGCCCGCCGGTCGGCGGGTGGACGTGCGCCGCGTCGCCGATCAGGAACACGCGGCCCTCCCGGAACCGCTTCGCCAGGCGCACGTTCGGCCGCCACACCGTCGACCACGCCAGCTTCCCCAGCCGCACCCCCGCGTTCAGACCGTCCAGAATGGACTGGAGCGTCTCGGCGGTCGGCTCGGCGTCGGCCTCCCCCAGCGGCGCGCCGAACTGGAACAGGCCGATCCCGGGCAGCGGGCTCATCATCACCCCGCTGCCCGGGTCCGCCGCACGCGCGAACCAGTAGCCGAACTCCGGGTCCAGGTCGGCCTCGACGTCACCCAGCAGCATCCGGAACGACTCGTCCGTGACGCCCTCGAACTCGATCCCCAGCGCCTTCCGCACGAAACTGCGCCCGCCGTCGGCGCCGACCAGGTAGTCCGCGCGCACCGTCTCGCCGGTCGACAGCTCTGCGGTGACCCCGGTGCCGTCCTGCGTGAAGCCGGTCAACTCCGCGCCCAGCTCGACCCGCACCCCGAACTCGGCCAGCCGGTCCCGCAGGATGCCCTCGGTCTGCGACTGCCCCAGCACCCAGCCGTTCGGGTAGGGCACGTCGGGTGTGGGCTCGCGCCGCTCGCCCATCCGGCGCTCCATGACGTACTCACCATCGAGGTACACCCGGAAGGCAGGCATCTCCCGGCCCGCGGCCAGCACGGCGTCGATGACCCCGAGGTCGTCGAACACCTCCAGCGTGCGCGGCTGCAGCCCGTCGCCCCGGGAGCCGCGGAAGAACTCGGTCGCTTTGTCGACGATCCGCACGCCGACGTCGCGCCGGGCGAGGTCGATGGCCAGAGCCAGTCCAGCCGGTCCTGCGCCCGCGATCAACACATCCACTCTGAATCTCCATTCACTGAATTTGAATTCATGATGGACTTGCTAGCGTGCTCCCGTCAAGGAGGTGCCGTGAAGCGCAAGGAGAAGGCCGCGGAGACCGAGGCCGCGCTGAAGGCCGCGGCGCAGCGGCTGTTCGCCACGCGCGGCTACCTGAACACGAAGATCACCGACATCACGGCGGAGGCGGGCCGGGCGGCCGGATCGTTCTACAACCACTTCGCCGGCAAGGAAGAGCTGCTCGAATCACTGCTGGCGGACCTGGAGGAAGCCGGCGACGAGAGCGCCGACCAGCCGGGCCACAGCCCGGACTTCGCCGACCCCGCGGCGGTCCGCTTCCACGTCGCGGCGTACTGGCGCTTCTACCGCGAGCACGCGCCGACCCTGCGCGCGCTGCAGCAGGCGGCGATGGTCAACGCGGACTTCGCCCGCAAGCTCGCGGAGTTCACCCGGGCGCAGAACGAGGAGCTGACCGACCACGTCGACTACGTGACCAAGGCAGGCCACCGCCTGCCCGGCACCCCGCTCGCGAGCGTCACGATGATGACCACGGCGGCCGAGACGTTCGTCCGGCAGTGGCACGACGGCGTGGTGGACATGCCCGAGGAAGAGGCGCTCGAAGCCCTCACCCGGTTCGTCTACCGGGGCCTCACCGGCCGCGACTACTGACCGAGGCGCTCGGCGGCGGCTTCGACGCGCTCGTCGGTCGCGGTGAGCGCGACCCGCACGTGCTCGCCGCCCGCGGGGCCGTAGAACGTGCCCGGCGCGACCAGGATCCCGCGCTCGGACAGCCACCGCAGGGTCTCCCAGGAGTCCTCACCGCGGGTGGCCCACAGGTAGAGCCCGGCCTCCGAGTGGTCGATGCGGAAACCGTTGTCCTGCAACGCCTTCTGCAAGACGACACGACGGCGGGCGTAGCGCTCGCGCTGCAGCGACAGTGCGCTGTCGTCGGCCAGTGCGACGGTCATCGCCTCCTGGACCGGGCGCGGCACGATCATGCCGGCGTGCTTGCGCACCGCCAGCAGCCCGGCGACCAGCTCCGGGTCACCGGCGACGAACCCGGCGCGGTAGCTGGCCAGGTTCGCGGACTTCGACAGCGAATGCACGGCCAGCAGGTTGTCGTGGCGGCCGCCGCACACCGACGGGTGCAGGATCGACACCGGATCGGCATCCCAGCCCAGCGCGAGGTAGCACTCGTCGGAGACCACGATCACGTCCCGCTCGCGCGCCCACTCGACGATCTCGCGCAGCGCCTCGGCGCCCAGCACGCGACCGGTCGGGTTGGACGGCGAGTTCAGCCACACCATCGCGGGCGGCTCGGCGAGGCCTCGCGGGTCGTCGGCGCGCACGATCCCGGCGCCGGCCAGCAGCGCGCCGACCTCGTAGGTCGGGTAGGCCAGCTCGGGGATCACCACGGTGTCGCCGGGCTCGGCGCCCAGCAGCCGCGGCAGCCAGGCCACCAGCTCCTTGGACCCGATGGTGGGCAGCACCGCCGCCGGATCGACACCGGTGACCCCGTGCCGTCGGCTCAGCGCCTCGACCGCCGCCGCACGCAGCTCGGGCGTGCCGTGGGTGGTCGGGTACCCGGGAATCTCCGACACCGACGCCAGTGCGGCGCGGATCGATTTGGGGACCGGGTCGACCGGTGTGCCGACCGAGAGGTCGACGAGGCCGCCAGGATGGGACTTCGCCCGCGCCGTGGGCTCGGCGAGCGAGTCCCACGGAAAGTCGGGCAGGCCGGTGTCGCCGCGGTTCATTCGCCCTGCGGAGGCAGGTCCTTGATCCACTGCGGATCGTTGCTGGTCTTGCCGACCTTGGAGGCGCCGCCGGGCGAGCCCAGGCTGTCGAAGAAGTCGACGTTGGCCTTGGTGTACTCGGCCCACTCGTCCGGCACGTCGTCCTCGTAGTAGATGGCCTCGACCGGGCACACCGGCTCGCACGCACCGCAGTCCACGCACTCGTCCGGGTGGATGTAGAGCATGCGGTCGCCTTCGTAAATGCAGTCGACGGGGCATTCGTCGATGCACGCCTTGTCGAGCACGTCGACGCAGGGCTCGGCAATCACGTACGTCACTGCGATCTCCAGCTAGGTCCAAGGATCCACTACCGATCCTGGACATTACGCGCCGATGCGCGGACCTTCCAAAGTAAGGCCACCCTTAATCCGGGGATCGGCGAGCACAATGGGGACGTGGACTCCTCCGAGACGCTCGAACTCCGCTGCGCCGACGCCTGGCAGGCGGTGACCGTGGACAAGATCGGTGACTGGCGGCTTCGCGCCGCGGACGGGTTCACCGGACGCGCCAACAGCGCACTCGCCGTCGGCGACCCGGGAGTGCCGGTGGTGAGCGCCTTGGCGGCAGTTTGTGACTTCGCCCACGCCAACGGCATCCCGCCCGTCGCCCACACGGTCGTCGACAGCGCGAACGAGCGCGCGATCGAGGCCGCGGGCTGGGTGCCGAACACCGGCCACGCGGCCGGGCACCTGGTGTCCGTCCTCACCGGCCCGCTCGGCACGGGCGCCGACGAGGTGCCCGTCCTCGCCGCGCCGACTGCCGGCTGGTGGGAGCTGACCGTCGGACGGCCGGAACCGGCGGACGCCGAGCGGCACGTGCTGACCACCGGCGAAATCGGCTACGCGGTCGCCGAGGTGATGGGTGTCACAGCCGGTGCGGTGCGCGCGGCGGTGGTCGACGACGTGCTCCACATCGCCCGGCTCGCCGTCCGGCCCGGGTACCGCCGGCGCGGCCTGGCCTCGGCGTTGATGGCCGCCTGCGGACCGTGGGCGGCCGAGCGCGGGGCGACGCGGGCCGTGCTCCAGGTCGCCGTCGACAACGCCGGGGCGCTGGCGTTCTACGACCGGCTCGGGTTCGCCGAGCACCACAGGTACCGGTACTGGGTTCCGGGACCCCCGGCGTGCGAGGATCGCTCGCTGTGAAGGTTGTCGTAGTTGTCGGCGGGGTGGGCGGCGCCCGCTTCCTGCTCGGAGTCAAAGCCGCGCTGGGTCTGCCCCCGATCGGCCCTGGGGACTCGACGCACGAGATCACCGCGGTGGTGAACACCGGCGACGACGTGTGGATGCACGGCCTGCGGATCGCGCCGGATCTGGACACCTGCATGTACACGCTGGGCGGTGGGATCGACACCGAGCGCGGGTGGGGGCACCAGGGCGAGACCTGGGTGGTCAAGGAGGAACTGGCGGCCTACGGCGCCGAGCCGACCTGGTTCGGCCTCGGCGACAAGGACATCGCCACCCACCTGATCCGCACCCGCATGCTGCGCGCGGGCTACCCGCTGTCCGCGGTCACCGAAGCGCTGTGCGACCGGTGGCAGCCCGGCGTGCGGCTGCTGCCGATGACCGACGACCGGGTCGAGACGCACGTCGTCATCGACGACCCGGACGAGCCGGGCAGCCGTAAGGCGATCCACTTCCAGGAGTGGTGGGTGCGCTACCGCGCGGAGCCGCGGGCGCATTCGATCGTGCCGGTCGGTGTCGAGGAGGCCAAGCCGGCGCCGGGTGTGCTGGACGCCATCGCGGAGGCCGACGCGGTCCTGTTCGCACCGTCCAACCCGGTCGTCTCGGTGGGCACCGTGCTGGCCGTGCCGGGCGTGACGGAGGCGCTGCGCAAGACCGCGGCCGGGGTGGTCGGCGTGTCGCCGATCATCAGCGGCAAACCGGTGCGCGGCATGGCCGACGCGTGTCTGACCGCGATCGGGGTGGAGACGTCGGCCGAGGCGGTCGGCATCCACTACGGGTCGCGGCAGACGTCGGAGGACGGGCTGCTCGACGGGTGGCTGGTCGCCGAGGGCGAAACCGTGCACGTGCCGGGCGTCGCGGTGCGGGCGGTGCCGCTGCTGATGTCCGATGTGGACGCCACCGCGGCCATGGCACGCGCCGCGCTCGAACTCGCTGGAGCCGAAGTTGAGTGACCACTCCGCCGCACGACTGGAGATCCTGCCGGTCCAGGGCCTGCCGGAGTTCCGGCCGGGCGACGACCTGACCGGCGCGATCGTGACCGCCGCGCCGTGGCTGCGTTCCGGCGACGTCGTCGTGGTCACCAGCAAGGTCGTGTCGAAGATCGAGGGCCGCCTGGTGCGCGTGCCCAGCGACCCGGAGGCCCGCGACGCGGCCCGGCGCGAGCTGGTCGAGCAGGAGTCGGTGCGGGTGCTGGCCCGGTTCAACCGGACCCTGATCACGCAGAACCGGATCGGGATCGTGCAGGCCGCCTCGGGCGTGGACGCGTCCAATGTGCACGGTGACGAGATCGCGCTGCTGCCCACCGACCCGGACGCGGCAGCGTTGGCCCTGCGCAACGGATTGCGCGAGCGGCTGGGTGTCGAGGTCGCGGTCGTCATCACCGACACGATGGGCCGCGCGTGGCGGGTCGGCCAGACCGACAACGCTATCGGGGCCAGCGGGTTGCGCGTGCTGCACTCCTACGAGGGCGAGGTCGACGGGCAGGGCAACGAGCTGCAGGTGACCGAGATCGCGGTGGCCGACGAGATCGCCGCGGCCGCGGACCTGGTGAAGGGCAAGCTGACCGCGACACCGGTCGCGGTCGTGCGCGGGCTGGAGATCGCCGACGACGGGTCCGACGCGCGGAAGCTGGTGCGGCCGTCGGAGGAGGACATGTTCTCCCTCGGCACGCGCGAGGCGATCGCGCAGGGCCGCCGCGAGGCGGTGCTGGTGCGCCGGTCGGTGCGCTCGTTCACCGACGAGCCGGTCGACCCGGAGGCGCTGCGCCGCGCGATCGGCGCCGGGCTGACCGCGCCCGCGCCGCACCACACGCGGCCGGTCCGGTTCGTGTGGCTGCGCGACCGTGGGCTGCGGACGAAGCTGCTCGAGGCGATGCGCGAGGCGTGGCGGGCGGACCTGTCCGGCGACGCGTTCACCGAAGAGCAGATCGCGAAGCGGGTGTCCCGCGGCGACATCCTGTTCGAGGCGCCGGAAGTGGTGATCCCGTTCCTGGTGCCGGACGGCGCGCACACGTACCCGGACGAGCGGCGCAACGCCTGCGAGCGGACGATGTTCACCGTCGCGGGCGGGGCCGCGGTGCAGGGGCTGCTGGTGGCGCTGGCGGCGGAGGACCTCGGCTCGTGCTGGATCGGGTCGACGATCTTCGCGGCCGACGTGGTGCGTGAGGTGCTCGGGCTGGAGCCGTCGTGGCAGCCGCTGGGCGCGGTGGCGATCGGGCACCCGGTGGGCGGGCCCGCGGCGCCGCGCCCGCCGGCGCTGGACGGGCTGGTCGAGCTGTGAACCTGCACACCGATGTGGTCGAGACGCTGGAGAAGTGGCAGCCCGGGACGGCAGGGCAGGAGGCGCTGCGGCACGCGTTCCTGGGGTTCCTCGCCGCGCGCGAGGACGCGTGCCGGCGGTCGTGCGCGGCCGGGCACATCACCGCGTCGGCCGTGGTGCTGGACGCTTCGCGGTCGCACGTGCTGCTGACGCTGCATCCGCGCGTCGGGCGGTGGTTGCAGCTGGGCGGTCACTGCGAGGACTCGGACACCTCGCTGGCGGCGGCCGCGTTGCGGGAGGCGTCGGAGGAATCCGGGATGAGCGGGCTGACGATGTCGGCGGAGCCGGTGCACCTGGACGTGCACCCGATCACGTGCTCGCTGGGGGTGCCGACGCGGCACTTCGACGTGCGGTTCGTGGTCGTGGCGCCGGAGGGCGCGTCCCCGGTGCGCAGCGCGGAGTCGGACGACCTGCGGTGGTGGCCGCTGACCGCGTTGCCGCCCGGGAGCGAGGACCTGACGGAACTGATCGCGGCGGCGTGCGATTGATCGTCTCGGTCGACCCGGCGTCCGCGGTGCCGCCGTACGAGCAGGTGCGGTCCGGGCTGGCGCGGCAGATCAACTCCGGCGCGCTCGCGGTGGGCACGAAGCTGCCGACGGTGCGCGGGCTGGCGGAGGAGCTGGGCATCGCGCCGAACACGATCGCCCGCGCCTACCGGGAACTGGAGGAGGCGGGGCTGATCGAAACGCGCGGCCGGGCGGGTTCGTTCGTGGCCTCCTCGGGCGACGAGTCGCTTTCGCGGGCCCGCGAGGCGGCCGAGACCTACGCCGCGGTGACCCGGGCTTTGGGGTTGTCGGGCGAGGACGCGCTGAAGATCGTCCGCGCCGCACTCACCCACTGAGCGGAACTCACGCCCGCGAACGTGGGACTCGCGCAAGCCGCGCGAGTTCGGCGCTGGGAGTGCGCTTCACATCGCGCGGTAGTCCCGCGGCGAAAACCTCGGCCCGAACCGCGGCCGCGAGAAACCACTCGCCTCCAGGTAGCGCACCGCGCGCTGCCGCTGCGGCGCGTAGGGCGCCAGGACCTCCGCCATGCCCTCGTCGTCCAGGGGCTCGCCCACCAGCGCGTACCCGACCACCGCCGGGATGTGGAAGTCGCCGAAGCTGACCGCGTCCGGGTCGCCCCAGGCGCGCTGCGCGACCTCCGACGCGGTCCAGACCCCGATGCCCGGCACCTTCCGCAGCCACGCCCGCCCCTCGGCGCCCCGCAGCTCGACCGCCTTCTCCAGCCGGTGCGCCACCTGCGCCGCGAAGATCAGCGCCTTCCGCCTGCTGTGGTCCACCCCGGCGCGGTGCCACGTCCAGTCCGGAATGGACAACACAGCCGCGGGCGTCGGCGGCACCCGCATCCCCGCCGGGGCCGGGCCGGGCGCAGGCTCGCCGAACCACCGGCACAGCTCCCGCCACGACCGGCGCGCCTCGAACCCGGTGACCTTCTGCTCCAGCACCGCGGGCACCAGCACGTCCCACACCCGCCCGGTCGAGCCGAGCCGCAGCCCGGGCATGCGGCGCCGCACCTCGGCGATGCGGTCGTGGTGCGAGACGAACCCGCTGTCGTCGTCCTCGGCGCCGACCAGCGCGGGCACGCCGTCGAGCAGCCGGTCCGCCCCCGGGCCCCACGCGGCGGCCTCGATCTCGCCGTCCGGCAACCGCCGCAGCGCCAGCGTTCCCGGGCCGTCTGCGGTGTTGCCGGTCAGCCACGTCCGGCCGTAGTCGTCCGCCCGCAGGCACGGATCGCCCTTGCCCCGGCGCAACGGCCGGAGGACCGCGTCGAGGTCGAGGGGGAACGGCGGGCGGTAACGCATCAGGCGTCGCTGGAGAACCGGATCGAACCGTCGGGCAGGGTCACGTCCGGCCACACGCGGGCGCCGTCGAGCAGCTCGCACCCGGCGCCGACGACCGCGCCGTCACCGAGGACGACGCCCTTGAGCACGGCGCCCTTGCCGACGCGCGCGCCCACACCCAGCACGGAGTTCTCCACGACCGCATTCTCCGCCACGGACACCCGGTCGAACAGCACCGACCCGCTGATCCGCGCGCCGGACGCGACGTGCGCCCCGGCGCCGACCGTCGAGCCGCCGGTGACGGCCGCGTCCGCCGCGACCTCCGCGCCGTCGAGGACCAGGGCCTCGCCGACCGGGCCGGGCAGCGCCGACGTGGGGGCGAGCCCGCGCACCAGGTCCGCGCTGCCGCGCACGAACGCCTCCGGGGTGCCGACGTCGAGCCAGTAGGAGGCGTCGACGAACCCGTGCAGGTGCGCGCCGCCCTCCAGCAGGCCGGGGAAGGTCTCACGCTCGACCGACACGCGGCGGCCTGCCGGGATCGACTCCAGCACCGGGCGGCGGAACACGTAGCAGCCGGCGTTGATCTGGTCGGTCGGCGGGTTGGGGGTCTTCTCCAGGAAGGCGGTGACGCGGCCGTCGGCGTCGGTGGGCACCGAGCCGAAGCGGCTCGGGTCCTCGACGCGCTGCAGGTGGAGCGTCACGTCGGCATTCGTGTCGAGATGGGTCTGGACCAGTGCGCGGAGGTCGGCGCCGGACAGGATGTCGCCGTTGAAGATGACGGCGTGGTCGGCGCGCAGGTGGTCCGCGACGTTGCGGATGGCGCCGCCGGTGTCCAGCGGCTCGTCCTCGACGACGTACTCGAGGTCCAGCCCCAGCGACGCGCCGTCGCCGAAGTGCTCCTCGAACACCTCGGCGCGATAGGACGTGCCGAGCACCACGTGCCGGATCCCCGCGGCGCGGATGCGGGACAGCAGGTGCGTCAGGAACGGCACGCCCGCCGTGGGCAGCATCGGTTTCGGGGCGGACAGGGTCAACGGCCGCAGGCGGGTTCCCTTACCGCCGACGAGCACCACGGCATCGACATCAAGCTCCGATGTCACCTCGAAAAATCCTTCCCGTTATCACGCTCCGGTGGGCGACAAGCCGCGGGAAACAATGACGGCGACGGCCCGGAGGGCCTACCCTAGACAGCACACGGAGGGCCCCGTTCGGAGAGGGCCCACGTCGAGTCGGGAGGCCTAGGGGATGGACCCCCGCGATCGAGCGGATGCTCTGCTGGCCAGGGCACAGTCCCGTGGCGCGTTCGTCGTGACGCCGGACGCCGCGACCTCGCCGATGGACGCTTCGACCACCCAGCAGATCCCGCGGAACGTCGTGAAC
The window above is part of the Amycolatopsis thermoflava N1165 genome. Proteins encoded here:
- a CDS encoding GNAT family N-acetyltransferase codes for the protein MDSSETLELRCADAWQAVTVDKIGDWRLRAADGFTGRANSALAVGDPGVPVVSALAAVCDFAHANGIPPVAHTVVDSANERAIEAAGWVPNTGHAAGHLVSVLTGPLGTGADEVPVLAAPTAGWWELTVGRPEPADAERHVLTTGEIGYAVAEVMGVTAGAVRAAVVDDVLHIARLAVRPGYRRRGLASALMAACGPWAAERGATRAVLQVAVDNAGALAFYDRLGFAEHHRYRYWVPGPPACEDRSL
- a CDS encoding sugar phosphate nucleotidyltransferase; this translates as MTSELDVDAVVLVGGKGTRLRPLTLSAPKPMLPTAGVPFLTHLLSRIRAAGIRHVVLGTSYRAEVFEEHFGDGASLGLDLEYVVEDEPLDTGGAIRNVADHLRADHAVIFNGDILSGADLRALVQTHLDTNADVTLHLQRVEDPSRFGSVPTDADGRVTAFLEKTPNPPTDQINAGCYVFRRPVLESIPAGRRVSVERETFPGLLEGGAHLHGFVDASYWLDVGTPEAFVRGSADLVRGLAPTSALPGPVGEALVLDGAEVAADAAVTGGSTVGAGAHVASGARISGSVLFDRVSVAENAVVENSVLGVGARVGKGAVLKGVVLGDGAVVGAGCELLDGARVWPDVTLPDGSIRFSSDA
- the dapC gene encoding succinyldiaminopimelate transaminase → MNRGDTGLPDFPWDSLAEPTARAKSHPGGLVDLSVGTPVDPVPKSIRAALASVSEIPGYPTTHGTPELRAAAVEALSRRHGVTGVDPAAVLPTIGSKELVAWLPRLLGAEPGDTVVIPELAYPTYEVGALLAGAGIVRADDPRGLAEPPAMVWLNSPSNPTGRVLGAEALREIVEWARERDVIVVSDECYLALGWDADPVSILHPSVCGGRHDNLLAVHSLSKSANLASYRAGFVAGDPELVAGLLAVRKHAGMIVPRPVQEAMTVALADDSALSLQRERYARRRVVLQKALQDNGFRIDHSEAGLYLWATRGEDSWETLRWLSERGILVAPGTFYGPAGGEHVRVALTATDERVEAAAERLGQ
- the fdxA gene encoding ferredoxin yields the protein MTYVIAEPCVDVLDKACIDECPVDCIYEGDRMLYIHPDECVDCGACEPVCPVEAIYYEDDVPDEWAEYTKANVDFFDSLGSPGGASKVGKTSNDPQWIKDLPPQGE
- the cofD gene encoding 2-phospho-L-lactate transferase — encoded protein: MKVVVVVGGVGGARFLLGVKAALGLPPIGPGDSTHEITAVVNTGDDVWMHGLRIAPDLDTCMYTLGGGIDTERGWGHQGETWVVKEELAAYGAEPTWFGLGDKDIATHLIRTRMLRAGYPLSAVTEALCDRWQPGVRLLPMTDDRVETHVVIDDPDEPGSRKAIHFQEWWVRYRAEPRAHSIVPVGVEEAKPAPGVLDAIAEADAVLFAPSNPVVSVGTVLAVPGVTEALRKTAAGVVGVSPIISGKPVRGMADACLTAIGVETSAEAVGIHYGSRQTSEDGLLDGWLVAEGETVHVPGVAVRAVPLLMSDVDATAAMARAALELAGAEVE
- a CDS encoding coenzyme F420-0:L-glutamate ligase, whose product is MSDHSAARLEILPVQGLPEFRPGDDLTGAIVTAAPWLRSGDVVVVTSKVVSKIEGRLVRVPSDPEARDAARRELVEQESVRVLARFNRTLITQNRIGIVQAASGVDASNVHGDEIALLPTDPDAAALALRNGLRERLGVEVAVVITDTMGRAWRVGQTDNAIGASGLRVLHSYEGEVDGQGNELQVTEIAVADEIAAAADLVKGKLTATPVAVVRGLEIADDGSDARKLVRPSEEDMFSLGTREAIAQGRREAVLVRRSVRSFTDEPVDPEALRRAIGAGLTAPAPHHTRPVRFVWLRDRGLRTKLLEAMREAWRADLSGDAFTEEQIAKRVSRGDILFEAPEVVIPFLVPDGAHTYPDERRNACERTMFTVAGGAAVQGLLVALAAEDLGSCWIGSTIFAADVVREVLGLEPSWQPLGAVAIGHPVGGPAAPRPPALDGLVEL
- a CDS encoding CHAD domain-containing protein, translated to MTAGDLGLPEAPLTAGPRDTPESMLRARIDEQLRAMLAHEPGTRSGADPEDLHQMRVAVRRLRSALKLLGPAGDDVRAELKWLGAGLGEVRDHDVLIDHLRATVASFDESDQQAGARLVRIFVAERAKAKRRLNRCLGSARYAALLRSTARLVLTELQLTPGAAPGPVDVAAVVRKPYRKLTKAVAALPADPPDDELHELRIHGKRLRYAAETAKSAARKKQVTQVRELIKATKRLQDVLGDHQDAVVAAERMRALLDATDEPAVGFVAGRIAERELTRRATARATWAAVLADVDAAATKVCG
- a CDS encoding FAD-dependent monooxygenase, whose product is MDVLIAGAGPAGLALAIDLARRDVGVRIVDKATEFFRGSRGDGLQPRTLEVFDDLGVIDAVLAAGREMPAFRVYLDGEYVMERRMGERREPTPDVPYPNGWVLGQSQTEGILRDRLAEFGVRVELGAELTGFTQDGTGVTAELSTGETVRADYLVGADGGRSFVRKALGIEFEGVTDESFRMLLGDVEADLDPEFGYWFARAADPGSGVMMSPLPGIGLFQFGAPLGEADAEPTAETLQSILDGLNAGVRLGKLAWSTVWRPNVRLAKRFREGRVFLIGDAAHVHPPTGGQGLNTSVQDAYNLGWKLADGSPELLDSYETERRAVAERVLGISSELLRRHLDGDERAHERGADTQQLDISYRVSDEPGLAVGDRAPDAPVLDDSGAKVRLFDLFRGPHATRLIFDGDAPDEPHTYAVLRPGQSRAGKSVVDEEGHAFTAYDAKEVVVRPDGYVGVLIR
- a CDS encoding TetR/AcrR family transcriptional regulator, whose translation is MKRKEKAAETEAALKAAAQRLFATRGYLNTKITDITAEAGRAAGSFYNHFAGKEELLESLLADLEEAGDESADQPGHSPDFADPAAVRFHVAAYWRFYREHAPTLRALQQAAMVNADFARKLAEFTRAQNEELTDHVDYVTKAGHRLPGTPLASVTMMTTAAETFVRQWHDGVVDMPEEEALEALTRFVYRGLTGRDY
- a CDS encoding DNA-3-methyladenine glycosylase family protein, coding for MRYRPPFPLDLDAVLRPLRRGKGDPCLRADDYGRTWLTGNTADGPGTLALRRLPDGEIEAAAWGPGADRLLDGVPALVGAEDDDSGFVSHHDRIAEVRRRMPGLRLGSTGRVWDVLVPAVLEQKVTGFEARRSWRELCRWFGEPAPGPAPAGMRVPPTPAAVLSIPDWTWHRAGVDHSRRKALIFAAQVAHRLEKAVELRGAEGRAWLRKVPGIGVWTASEVAQRAWGDPDAVSFGDFHIPAVVGYALVGEPLDDEGMAEVLAPYAPQRQRAVRYLEASGFSRPRFGPRFSPRDYRAM
- a CDS encoding NUDIX hydrolase, with protein sequence MNLHTDVVETLEKWQPGTAGQEALRHAFLGFLAAREDACRRSCAAGHITASAVVLDASRSHVLLTLHPRVGRWLQLGGHCEDSDTSLAAAALREASEESGMSGLTMSAEPVHLDVHPITCSLGVPTRHFDVRFVVVAPEGASPVRSAESDDLRWWPLTALPPGSEDLTELIAAACD
- a CDS encoding GntR family transcriptional regulator; the encoded protein is MIVSVDPASAVPPYEQVRSGLARQINSGALAVGTKLPTVRGLAEELGIAPNTIARAYRELEEAGLIETRGRAGSFVASSGDESLSRAREAAETYAAVTRALGLSGEDALKIVRAALTH